AAACGGGGGCGAATCGGATCCGGCCTGACGGCTGAAGCTGTAACCAAGGCGGGGGCGACCACCCTGGACCGGGTCCACGCCGCCATGCTGCTCCAGGCCGGCGGCCAGGCCAACGCCTTGCGGACCCTGATTAAGACCGAAATAGATCGCGGCCCGGACTTCCTGCGCCTGGCCAACGCCCTCTCGGCGTTGTATCCTAAAGGCAGCGAGGAGAAGCGCCTGCTCGACGCCATGCTCCTGGCCGTCCCGAGGTAGCAGAGGGAGGTATGTAACCATGACTATTGAAAAGCTGTTGAAAGAAAAACGCCAGGCCATCCTGGCCCTGGCCGCCAAACACGGAGCCAATGATGTTCGGGTATTCGGTTCCGTGATCCGTCGTGAGGCGGTGCCGGGGAGCGATATTGATCTGTTGGTCAAGATGGCCGAAGATCGCAGTTTGTTGGATCTGAGCGCTTTGACCCTGGAGCTTCAGGATCTGCTCGGCGTAAAGGTAGATGTGGTTTCGGAAGATGGACTCTATTGGCTGTTGCGTCGGAGAATTTTGAAGGAGGCGCGACCCTTATGAAAAAAGACCCGCGGGTTTATTTAGCCCAGATCTTGGAGCGGATTGATCGAATTCTGGAGTATACCCAAGAAGGGAGAGACGCCTTTTTTGCCGATGTCCGGACCCAGGATGCGGTGATCCGAAATTTCGAAGTCATCGGGGAGG
This Deltaproteobacteria bacterium DNA region includes the following protein-coding sequences:
- a CDS encoding nucleotidyltransferase family protein; protein product: MTIEKLLKEKRQAILALAAKHGANDVRVFGSVIRREAVPGSDIDLLVKMAEDRSLLDLSALTLELQDLLGVKVDVVSEDGLYWLLRRRILKEARPL